The following proteins come from a genomic window of Gottfriedia acidiceleris:
- a CDS encoding SP_1767 family glycosyltransferase: MSIYRRMYVLGSKIKIRSIEQITTLFNGLVFLFSSQPSVKTTDESLNLIVRNRCSISRYGDGEFNIMNGKSLRFQPYSGELSLRLREIIKSNQENHEVFIPNVFKNVDWCTDRSRNYWIRYLNLNRYKIYKLLQKNKVYYDSLVTRLYIDYKDKSQAEFRFKTFKKLWHQKEVIIIEGEQSRLGIGNNLFDNTKSIKRILCPATDAFAKYDQIFEEVLKHDKSKLVLIALGPTATVLAYDLANYGYHAIDIGHIDIEYEWFLNKAVEKEAIKNKYVGEVPEGTDVHGINDIKYEEEIVTRIS, translated from the coding sequence ATGAGCATATACCGAAGAATGTATGTGTTAGGTTCAAAAATTAAAATAAGAAGTATTGAACAGATTACCACCCTATTTAATGGATTGGTTTTTTTATTTTCTAGCCAACCTTCTGTAAAAACAACTGATGAAAGTTTAAACCTAATTGTCCGAAATAGATGTTCGATAAGTAGGTATGGCGATGGTGAGTTCAATATAATGAACGGAAAAAGCTTAAGGTTTCAGCCATATTCAGGGGAGTTAAGCTTAAGATTAAGGGAAATTATTAAAAGTAATCAAGAAAATCATGAAGTCTTTATCCCGAATGTTTTTAAAAATGTTGACTGGTGTACAGACAGATCAAGAAATTATTGGATACGTTACTTAAATTTAAATCGATATAAGATTTATAAACTATTACAAAAGAACAAAGTCTATTATGATTCATTGGTCACACGACTTTATATAGACTATAAGGACAAAAGTCAGGCTGAGTTTAGGTTTAAGACTTTTAAAAAGCTGTGGCATCAAAAAGAGGTCATTATTATTGAAGGAGAACAAAGTAGACTAGGAATTGGAAATAATTTGTTCGATAATACCAAATCAATAAAAAGAATCTTATGTCCAGCTACTGACGCATTTGCAAAGTATGATCAAATATTTGAAGAGGTATTAAAACATGATAAGTCAAAACTAGTGTTAATTGCTCTTGGGCCTACAGCTACGGTATTAGCTTATGACTTAGCTAATTATGGCTATCATGCAATTGATATTGGTCATATTGATATTGAATATGAATGGTTTTTAAATAAAGCTGTAGAAAAAGAAGCAATTAAAAATAAATATGTAGGTGAAGTTCCAGAAGGTACTGATGTTCACGGAATTAATGATATTAAGTATGAAGAAGAAATCGTTACCAGAATATCGTAA
- a CDS encoding glycosyltransferase family 2 protein, whose product MNPKISIIVPVYKVEPYIHKCVDSILAQTLTDFELILVDDGSPDQCGIICDEYAKKDNRIKVIHKKNGGQASARNAALNIAKGDYIGFVDSDDWIEPDMYELLYNICIENDCDIANCTSTVHYNDKTIVNGSEPLTIHNRGQAMKALFEGALYDEVVWSKLMKRKLLENLRFPEGIMYEDTAFTYKVINESEKVCYIGEPKYHYIKRENSTMDLAVKNKSIDAVLIYDEIYRYVSRYYPELKPIITLKLANNAMAVLNTISLDPNHILYQKEYKKVTEILNNYFTETIKLKEYVTNVKILLFATRIHPILYKLIINFLSRRKRG is encoded by the coding sequence ATGAATCCCAAAATAAGTATTATTGTTCCTGTGTATAAAGTAGAGCCATATATACATAAATGTGTGGATTCAATCTTAGCTCAAACGCTAACTGACTTTGAACTTATCCTTGTCGATGATGGATCACCCGATCAATGCGGAATAATATGCGATGAGTATGCTAAAAAGGATAATCGAATAAAGGTAATTCATAAAAAAAATGGCGGGCAAGCAAGTGCTAGAAATGCTGCTCTAAACATAGCTAAAGGTGATTATATAGGATTCGTAGATAGTGATGACTGGATTGAACCGGATATGTATGAACTACTTTATAATATTTGTATTGAGAATGACTGTGATATTGCAAACTGCACGAGTACAGTTCATTATAACGACAAAACAATCGTAAATGGATCAGAGCCATTAACGATTCATAATAGAGGTCAAGCAATGAAGGCATTATTTGAAGGTGCATTATATGATGAAGTTGTTTGGTCGAAATTAATGAAAAGAAAGCTTTTGGAAAATCTTAGATTTCCAGAAGGGATTATGTATGAGGATACAGCATTTACTTATAAAGTAATTAATGAGAGTGAAAAAGTATGCTATATTGGTGAACCAAAATACCATTATATTAAGCGCGAAAATAGCACAATGGATTTGGCAGTAAAAAATAAAAGTATTGATGCAGTCCTGATTTACGACGAAATCTATCGTTATGTAAGTCGATATTATCCTGAACTAAAGCCAATCATAACACTAAAACTGGCTAATAATGCAATGGCCGTTTTAAACACAATTTCACTAGATCCGAATCATATTTTATATCAAAAAGAATATAAAAAAGTAACCGAGATTTTAAACAATTACTTCACGGAAACAATCAAACTAAAAGAGTATGTTACAAATGTAAAAATATTATTATTTGCAACACGTATTCACCCTATTTTATATAAATTAATAATTAATTTCCTATCAAGGAGAAAAAGAGGATGA